The following coding sequences are from one Shumkonia mesophila window:
- a CDS encoding [protein-PII] uridylyltransferase, with protein sequence MTKRLDIIDREALSAQLEELASWSGATGKARTRVLEILKEALTTGRATVRTAFESERLPGDDVVVAIAELMDDLIGALYDFTVKYVYPVANPTRGEQIAVAATGGYGRGELAPFSDIDLMFLMPYKRTAYAEQIAEYMLYTLWDLGLKVGHATRSIEDCVRLAKSDLTIRTSLLDSRFLWGDKALFAKFEKSFHAEVVAPFGAAFVEEKLSERDARHDRMGDSRYVLEPNVKEGKGGLRDLQTLFWIAKFLYGVDHVRDLVKRGALTAADARRFRKARNFLWTVRCHLHYLAGRPEERVAFNVQSAIAERMGYADRAGARGVERFMKHYFLVAKDVGDLTRILCAVWEDEHKKTRRRFRLLAGLRLGRRSPDGFAVDGERLTVADDGAFKRDPVKLIRLFHEAQRGNLDIHPKALRLVTQNLGLIDAKLRADPEANRLFMEMLTEGRDPETALKRLNEAGVFGRFIPDFGRVVAQMQYDMYHVYTVDEHTIRAIGILNAIEKGELASLHPVATSVIGEVQSRRALYVALLLHDVAKGRGGDHSEIGARVARKLGPRLGLDAWETETASWLILQHLTMSRTAFKRDIDDPKTVADFVEAVQSPERLRMLLVLTVADIRAVGPDVWNGWKATLLRELYYRAAELMTGGLPAERRGARVEEAKAALAARLADWSPAEIADHLARGYSGYWLAFDTDAQFEHARMIRAAEAEGRALHIETRIDAGRDVTEIVIYAPDHAGLFSQIAGAMALSGASIVDAKIVTLTNGMALDTFGIQDSKGGPFSDPRALKILQGRITEAISGRLYLARELEAQRASALPSRTRVFTVAPHVVIDNKASNQHTLIEVNGRDRLGFLYDVTAALTALGLQIASAHISTYGERVVDVFYVKDVFGLKVEREGKLKEIEQRLREAIAPPPADTAEPKAEAAAG encoded by the coding sequence ATGACCAAACGGCTCGACATCATCGATCGCGAAGCCCTGAGCGCCCAGCTCGAAGAACTGGCGTCGTGGTCGGGCGCCACCGGCAAGGCCCGCACCAGGGTGCTGGAGATCCTCAAGGAGGCGCTGACCACGGGGCGCGCCACCGTCCGCACCGCCTTCGAAAGCGAGCGGCTGCCCGGCGACGACGTGGTGGTGGCCATCGCCGAGCTGATGGACGACCTCATCGGCGCCCTTTACGACTTCACCGTCAAATACGTCTATCCGGTGGCCAACCCGACCCGCGGCGAACAGATCGCGGTGGCCGCCACCGGCGGCTACGGGCGCGGCGAGCTGGCCCCCTTCTCGGACATCGACCTGATGTTCCTGATGCCCTACAAGCGCACCGCCTATGCCGAGCAGATCGCCGAGTACATGCTCTACACGCTGTGGGATCTCGGCCTCAAGGTGGGCCACGCGACGCGCTCCATCGAGGACTGCGTGCGCCTTGCCAAGAGCGACCTGACGATCCGCACCAGCCTGCTCGATTCGCGCTTCCTGTGGGGCGACAAGGCGCTGTTCGCCAAATTCGAGAAAAGCTTCCACGCCGAGGTGGTGGCGCCCTTCGGCGCCGCCTTCGTCGAGGAGAAGCTGTCCGAGCGCGACGCCCGCCACGACCGCATGGGCGACAGCCGCTACGTGCTGGAGCCCAACGTCAAGGAGGGCAAGGGCGGCCTCAGGGACCTCCAGACGCTGTTCTGGATCGCCAAGTTCCTCTATGGCGTCGATCACGTGCGCGACCTCGTCAAGCGCGGCGCGCTGACCGCCGCGGACGCCCGGCGCTTTCGCAAGGCGCGCAATTTCCTGTGGACGGTGCGCTGCCATCTCCACTATCTGGCCGGCCGGCCGGAGGAGCGCGTCGCCTTCAACGTGCAGAGCGCCATCGCCGAACGCATGGGCTATGCCGACCGCGCCGGGGCGCGCGGCGTCGAGCGCTTCATGAAGCACTACTTCCTGGTCGCCAAGGACGTCGGCGACCTGACGCGCATCCTGTGCGCGGTGTGGGAGGACGAACACAAGAAGACCCGCCGCCGCTTCCGCCTGCTCGCCGGTCTGCGCCTCGGCCGCCGCTCGCCGGACGGCTTCGCGGTCGACGGTGAGCGCCTGACGGTGGCCGACGACGGCGCCTTCAAGCGCGACCCGGTGAAACTGATCCGGCTGTTCCACGAGGCGCAGCGCGGCAACCTCGACATCCATCCCAAGGCCCTGCGGCTGGTCACCCAGAACCTCGGCCTGATCGACGCCAAGCTCAGGGCCGACCCCGAGGCCAACCGGCTGTTCATGGAGATGCTCACCGAGGGGCGCGACCCCGAGACCGCGCTCAAGCGCTTGAACGAGGCCGGCGTCTTCGGCCGCTTCATTCCCGACTTCGGCCGCGTCGTCGCCCAGATGCAGTACGACATGTACCACGTCTATACGGTCGACGAGCACACCATCCGGGCGATCGGCATCCTGAACGCCATCGAGAAGGGCGAACTGGCCAGCCTGCATCCGGTCGCCACCTCGGTGATCGGCGAGGTGCAGTCGCGCCGGGCGCTTTATGTCGCGCTGCTGCTGCACGACGTCGCCAAGGGCCGCGGCGGCGACCATTCCGAAATCGGCGCCCGCGTCGCCCGCAAGCTGGGCCCGCGCCTCGGCCTCGACGCCTGGGAGACGGAGACCGCCTCGTGGCTGATCCTCCAGCACCTGACCATGAGCCGCACGGCCTTCAAGCGCGACATCGACGACCCGAAGACGGTGGCCGACTTCGTCGAGGCCGTGCAGTCGCCCGAGCGCCTGCGCATGCTGCTGGTGCTCACCGTCGCCGACATCCGCGCCGTCGGCCCCGACGTCTGGAACGGCTGGAAGGCGACGCTGCTGCGCGAGCTTTACTACCGGGCCGCCGAGCTGATGACCGGCGGCCTGCCGGCCGAACGGCGGGGCGCCCGCGTCGAGGAGGCGAAGGCCGCGCTGGCCGCCCGCCTCGCCGACTGGAGCCCGGCCGAGATCGCCGACCACCTGGCGCGCGGCTATTCCGGCTACTGGCTGGCCTTCGACACCGACGCCCAGTTCGAGCACGCGCGCATGATCCGCGCCGCCGAGGCCGAGGGGCGGGCCCTGCACATCGAGACGCGCATCGACGCCGGGCGCGACGTCACCGAAATCGTCATCTACGCTCCCGACCACGCCGGCCTGTTCTCGCAGATCGCCGGCGCCATGGCGCTTTCCGGGGCCTCCATCGTCGATGCCAAGATCGTGACGCTGACCAACGGCATGGCACTCGACACCTTCGGCATCCAGGATTCGAAGGGCGGCCCGTTCAGCGACCCCAGGGCCCTGAAGATCCTGCAGGGGCGCATCACCGAGGCCATCTCGGGGCGCCTCTACCTGGCCCGCGAGCTGGAGGCGCAGCGGGCCTCGGCCCTGCCCAGCCGCACCCGGGTGTTCACCGTCGCCCCGCATGTCGTCATCGACAACAAGGCCAGCAACCAGCACACCCTGATCGAGGTCAACGGCCGCGACCGGCTGGGCTTTCTCTACGACGTCACGGCGGCGCTCACCGCGTTGGGCCTGCAGATCGCCAGCGCCCACATCAGCACCTATGGCGAGCGGGTGGTCGACGTCTTCTACGTCAAGGACGTGTTCGGGCTGAAGGTCGAACGCGAAGGCAAGCTCAAGGAGATCGAGCAGCGCCTGCGCGAGGCGATCGCGCCGCCGCCGGCCGACACCGCCGAACCCAAGGCCGAGGCCGCCGCCGGCTGA
- the murJ gene encoding murein biosynthesis integral membrane protein MurJ — MNLLRAITTVGGYTMVSRVAGLVRDVLIAAVLGAGTVADCYFVALRLPNLFRRLFAEGAFSAAFVPIFSGLVETEGKAAAKAFADEAFSVLALVLLAFTLLFEAAMPWAMYGLAPGFDAVPGKMELATELSRISFPYLLFISLVSLQSGVLNSLGRFAAAAAAPILLNLTLIAAVLVFGRSAEAAGHALAWALSAAGVIQFAWLAHHCKRAGLPVALARPRLSPGVRQLGRRIGPVVFGASLYQINQLIGTILASLLAEGAISYLSYADRVAQVPFGVIGVAVGTALLPMLSRQIKAGNGEAALATQNRGLEFALLLTLPAAAALVVIAGPIIAVLFERGQFTAADTAATAATLAAYAAGLPAYVLVRVLAPGFFARDDTATPVRIAAAAMAANIVLNVVLMQVWAYVGIALAGALAAWLNAGLLWLVLHRRGFLRLDARLSRRLPRIVLASALMAGVLFLGGLALEGALAGSMPARIAALAALVAAGLAAFGVFAQATGAAALADVRRMLRKDAA; from the coding sequence ATGAATCTGCTGCGCGCCATCACCACCGTCGGCGGCTATACCATGGTCAGCCGCGTCGCCGGCCTTGTGCGCGACGTCCTGATCGCCGCCGTTCTTGGCGCGGGCACCGTGGCCGACTGCTATTTCGTGGCGCTGCGGCTGCCCAACCTGTTCCGCCGGCTGTTCGCCGAGGGGGCCTTTTCCGCCGCCTTCGTGCCGATCTTCTCCGGCCTGGTCGAAACCGAGGGCAAGGCGGCGGCCAAGGCGTTCGCGGACGAGGCCTTTTCGGTGCTGGCCCTCGTGCTTCTCGCCTTCACGCTGCTGTTCGAGGCGGCCATGCCGTGGGCGATGTATGGCCTCGCCCCCGGCTTCGACGCGGTGCCCGGCAAGATGGAGCTGGCCACCGAGCTGTCGCGCATCAGCTTTCCCTACCTGCTGTTCATCTCGCTGGTCTCGCTGCAATCGGGCGTGCTCAACTCGCTCGGCCGCTTCGCCGCCGCCGCCGCCGCGCCGATCCTGCTCAACCTCACGCTGATCGCCGCCGTCCTCGTTTTCGGCCGCTCCGCCGAAGCGGCCGGCCATGCCCTGGCGTGGGCGCTGTCGGCGGCCGGCGTCATCCAGTTCGCCTGGCTGGCCCATCATTGCAAGCGGGCCGGCCTGCCGGTCGCCCTGGCGCGGCCGCGCCTGTCGCCCGGGGTCAGGCAGCTCGGCCGGCGCATCGGACCGGTGGTATTCGGGGCCAGCCTCTATCAGATCAACCAGCTGATCGGCACCATTCTGGCCTCGCTGCTGGCCGAGGGCGCCATCTCGTACCTGTCCTACGCCGACCGCGTCGCCCAGGTGCCGTTCGGCGTCATCGGGGTGGCGGTGGGAACCGCGCTGCTGCCCATGCTGTCGCGCCAGATCAAGGCCGGCAACGGCGAGGCGGCGCTGGCCACCCAGAACCGCGGGCTGGAGTTCGCCCTGCTGCTGACCCTGCCGGCGGCCGCCGCGCTGGTCGTCATCGCCGGGCCGATCATCGCCGTACTGTTCGAGCGCGGCCAGTTCACCGCCGCCGACACGGCGGCCACCGCGGCGACGCTCGCCGCCTATGCCGCCGGCCTGCCGGCCTACGTGCTGGTCCGCGTGCTGGCGCCCGGCTTCTTCGCCCGCGACGACACGGCGACGCCGGTGCGCATCGCCGCCGCCGCGATGGCCGCCAACATCGTGCTCAACGTCGTCCTCATGCAGGTGTGGGCCTACGTGGGAATCGCGCTGGCCGGCGCGCTGGCCGCCTGGCTGAACGCCGGCCTGCTGTGGCTGGTCCTGCACCGCCGCGGCTTCCTCAGGCTGGACGCCCGGCTCAGCCGCCGGCTGCCGCGCATCGTGCTGGCCTCCGCCCTGATGGCCGGCGTCCTCTTCCTCGGCGGCCTCGCGCTCGAGGGCGCGCTGGCCGGTTCGATGCCGGCCCGCATCGCCGCGTTGGCCGCCCTGGTGGCCGCCGGATTGGCCGCCTTCGGCGTCTTCGCCCAGGCGACCGGCGCCGCCGCCCTTGCCGACGTCAGGCGCATGCTGCGCAAGGACGCGGCTTGA
- the mutS gene encoding DNA mismatch repair protein MutS, with translation MMSQYLAIKRDYPDCLLFYRMGDFYEMFFEDAVKASAALDITLTKRGKHLGDDIPMCGVPVHSHEAYLVRLIRKGFRVAVCEQIEDPAEAKKRGGKAVVRRDVIRVVTAGTLTEDTLLDARRHNFLAALAEAAGGLGLAWVDVSTGDFFMQPIEARNLAAALARLDAGEVLVADRLVERDGLAAVWRDWRERLTPLPASRFDSENGRRRLQGLFAVGTLDAFGAFGRPELAAGGALVDYVELTQKGRLPRLAPPRRLGGGDVMEIDAATRRNLELAETLLGTRRGSLLGVIDGTVTGAGARLLAARLAAPLTDIAAIDGRLDAVQFFVEDGQRRDGLIAGLGRCPDIERALSRLTLGRGGPRDLAAVRDGLGEAGALHEALKAASLAGMPAAIAGAVAALDGHADLVARLAEALAAEAPPSSRDGGFIAAGFSPELDDLRTLRDESRKLIAALQDRYAKETNLPSLKIRHNNLLGYYVEIQARYADRLPTGEGAPFIHRQTMANAMRFTTVELGDLEGRIARAADQSLALELRLFETLAGEVTARAEAVAAAARALAELDVATALARLAVERRFCRPVLDNSFDIEIKAGRHPVVEAALADEQAGGFVANDCRLGDGARLWLLTGPNMAGKSTFLRQTALIAVLAQMGAYVPAESCRLGVVDRLFSRVGAADDLARGRSTFMVEMVETAAILNQAGPRALVILDEIGRGTATFDGLSIAWAVVEHLHEENRCRTLFATHYHELTALAAKLPGLACHTMRVKEWKDDVIFLHEVAPGAADRSYGIHVGRLAGLPGAVVKRAEQILATLEKGDQASALTRLADDLPLFAAAPKAGPAPARPSAVEAALAGLNPDGLSPREALELVYQLRSLLDDGAGR, from the coding sequence ATGATGAGCCAATATCTGGCGATCAAGCGCGACTATCCGGACTGCCTGCTGTTCTATCGCATGGGCGATTTCTACGAGATGTTCTTCGAGGATGCCGTCAAGGCGTCGGCGGCGCTGGACATCACGCTGACCAAGCGCGGCAAGCACCTGGGCGACGACATCCCGATGTGCGGGGTGCCGGTGCACAGCCACGAGGCCTATCTGGTGAGGCTCATCCGCAAGGGCTTCCGGGTGGCCGTCTGCGAGCAGATCGAGGACCCCGCCGAGGCCAAGAAGCGCGGCGGCAAGGCGGTGGTGCGCCGCGACGTCATCCGCGTGGTCACCGCCGGCACGCTGACCGAGGACACGCTGCTCGACGCGCGGCGCCACAATTTCCTGGCGGCCCTGGCCGAGGCGGCCGGCGGCCTGGGTCTGGCCTGGGTCGACGTGTCGACCGGCGACTTCTTCATGCAGCCGATCGAGGCGCGCAATCTGGCGGCCGCGTTGGCCCGACTCGACGCCGGCGAGGTGCTGGTGGCCGACCGCCTGGTGGAGCGCGACGGCCTTGCCGCCGTGTGGCGCGACTGGCGCGAGCGCCTGACCCCGCTGCCGGCCAGCCGCTTCGACAGCGAGAACGGCCGCCGGCGCCTGCAGGGGCTGTTCGCGGTCGGCACGCTGGACGCCTTCGGCGCCTTCGGACGGCCCGAGCTGGCGGCCGGCGGCGCGCTGGTCGACTATGTCGAGCTGACCCAGAAGGGCCGGCTGCCCCGCCTGGCGCCGCCCCGGCGGCTGGGCGGCGGCGACGTCATGGAAATCGACGCCGCCACCCGGCGCAACCTCGAACTCGCCGAAACCCTCCTCGGGACGCGCCGCGGCAGCCTGCTGGGCGTCATCGACGGCACCGTCACCGGAGCCGGCGCCCGGCTGCTGGCCGCCCGCCTGGCGGCGCCCCTGACCGACATCGCCGCCATCGACGGCAGGCTCGACGCCGTGCAGTTCTTCGTCGAGGACGGCCAGAGGCGCGACGGCCTGATCGCCGGGCTCGGCCGCTGCCCGGACATCGAGCGGGCGCTGTCGCGCCTGACCCTGGGGCGCGGCGGCCCGCGCGACCTGGCGGCGGTGCGCGACGGGCTGGGCGAGGCCGGCGCCCTCCACGAGGCGCTGAAGGCGGCCAGCCTGGCCGGCATGCCGGCGGCGATTGCCGGCGCCGTCGCCGCGCTCGACGGCCACGCCGACCTGGTGGCCCGCCTGGCCGAGGCGCTGGCCGCCGAGGCGCCGCCGAGTTCCCGCGACGGCGGCTTCATCGCCGCCGGCTTCTCGCCGGAACTCGACGACCTGCGCACGCTGCGCGACGAAAGCCGCAAGCTGATCGCCGCTCTGCAGGATCGTTACGCTAAAGAAACTAATCTGCCGTCGCTCAAGATCCGCCACAACAACCTGCTCGGCTACTACGTCGAAATCCAGGCCCGCTACGCCGACCGCCTGCCCACCGGCGAGGGGGCGCCGTTCATCCACCGCCAGACCATGGCCAACGCCATGCGCTTCACCACGGTCGAGCTGGGCGACCTGGAAGGACGCATCGCCCGGGCGGCGGATCAGAGTCTGGCCCTGGAGTTGCGGCTGTTCGAGACCCTGGCCGGCGAGGTGACGGCGCGGGCCGAGGCGGTGGCCGCGGCGGCCCGCGCGCTGGCCGAACTCGACGTCGCCACGGCGCTGGCCCGGCTGGCCGTCGAACGGCGATTCTGCCGCCCCGTTCTGGACAATAGTTTCGATATCGAAATTAAAGCCGGCCGCCATCCGGTGGTCGAGGCGGCGCTGGCCGACGAACAGGCCGGCGGCTTCGTCGCCAACGACTGCCGACTCGGCGACGGGGCCCGTCTGTGGCTGCTGACCGGGCCCAACATGGCCGGCAAGAGCACGTTCCTGCGGCAGACCGCGCTGATCGCCGTGCTGGCCCAGATGGGCGCCTACGTGCCGGCCGAATCCTGCCGGCTGGGGGTGGTCGACCGCCTGTTCTCGCGGGTCGGCGCCGCCGACGACCTGGCGCGCGGCCGCTCGACCTTCATGGTCGAGATGGTGGAAACCGCCGCCATCCTGAACCAGGCCGGGCCGCGCGCGCTGGTCATCCTGGACGAAATCGGGCGCGGCACGGCCACCTTCGACGGCCTGTCCATCGCCTGGGCGGTGGTCGAGCACCTGCACGAGGAGAACCGCTGCCGCACGCTGTTCGCCACCCACTACCACGAGCTCACCGCGCTGGCCGCCAAGCTGCCGGGGCTGGCCTGCCACACCATGCGGGTCAAGGAATGGAAGGATGACGTCATCTTCCTGCACGAGGTGGCGCCGGGCGCCGCCGACCGCTCCTACGGCATCCACGTCGGCCGCCTGGCCGGGCTGCCCGGCGCCGTTGTCAAGCGCGCCGAACAGATCCTCGCGACGCTCGAGAAGGGCGACCAGGCCTCGGCGCTGACCCGGCTGGCCGACGACCTGCCGCTGTTCGCCGCGGCGCCGAAGGCGGGACCGGCGCCGGCCAGGCCCTCGGCGGTGGAGGCCGCGCTGGCCGGCCTCAATCCCGACGGCCTCTCCCCGCGCGAGGCGCTCGAACTCGTCTACCAGCTCAGAAGCCTGCTCGACGACGGCGCCGGGCGGTAA
- the trpS gene encoding tryptophan--tRNA ligase, translating to MNRIFSGVQPTGNLHLGNYLGAIRNWVRLQTDYECIFCVVDMHAITMWQEPTQLRSHIREVAAAFIAAGIDPNKHILFNQSQVPAHAELAWIFNCVARMGWLNRMTQFKEKAGKDRENASVGLFAYPNLMSADILLYKATHVPVGEDQKQHLELARDTAQKFNGDYGVDFFPLPEPLIFGTAARVMNLRDGTKKMSKSDPSDYSRINMTDDADAIALKIRKAKTDPEPLPATLAGLEGRPEAANLMGIYAGLADLTLDQVCARFGGRPFSDFKKELADLAVSVLTPIQDEMRRLLADTGAVDAALRDGAGRARALAAPILREVQDIVGFVRP from the coding sequence ATGAATCGGATCTTCTCGGGCGTTCAGCCCACCGGCAATCTGCATCTCGGCAACTATCTGGGCGCCATCCGCAACTGGGTGCGCCTGCAGACCGACTACGAATGCATCTTCTGCGTCGTCGACATGCACGCGATCACCATGTGGCAGGAACCCACGCAGTTGCGGTCCCACATCCGCGAGGTGGCCGCCGCCTTCATCGCCGCCGGGATCGACCCGAACAAGCACATCCTGTTCAACCAGAGCCAGGTTCCGGCCCATGCCGAGCTGGCCTGGATCTTCAACTGCGTGGCCCGCATGGGCTGGCTCAACCGCATGACCCAGTTCAAGGAGAAAGCCGGCAAGGATCGCGAGAACGCCTCGGTCGGGCTGTTCGCCTATCCCAACCTGATGAGCGCCGACATCCTGCTCTACAAGGCCACCCACGTGCCGGTCGGCGAGGACCAGAAGCAGCACTTGGAACTGGCCCGCGACACCGCGCAGAAGTTCAACGGCGACTATGGCGTCGACTTCTTCCCGCTGCCCGAGCCGCTGATCTTCGGCACCGCGGCGCGCGTCATGAACCTGCGCGACGGCACCAAGAAGATGAGCAAGTCCGACCCCTCGGACTACTCGCGCATCAACATGACCGACGACGCCGACGCCATCGCGCTGAAGATCCGCAAGGCCAAGACCGACCCCGAGCCGCTGCCCGCGACGCTGGCCGGCCTCGAGGGACGGCCGGAGGCGGCCAACCTGATGGGCATCTACGCCGGCCTCGCCGATCTGACGCTGGATCAGGTGTGCGCCCGCTTCGGCGGCCGGCCCTTCTCGGACTTCAAGAAGGAGCTGGCCGACCTCGCGGTTTCGGTGCTGACCCCCATCCAGGACGAGATGCGGCGTCTCTTGGCCGATACCGGCGCCGTCGACGCCGCGCTGCGCGACGGCGCCGGGCGGGCCCGCGCGCTGGCCGCTCCCATCCTGCGCGAGGTCCAAGACATCGTCGGCTTCGTGCGCCCCTGA
- a CDS encoding NADP-dependent malic enzyme has protein sequence MDAKARQDLQREALVVHASGRPGKIEIRATKPLTTQRDLSLLYSPGVAAPCLEIQRDPSLAYDYTAKGNFVAVISNGTAVLGLGNLGALAGKPVMEGKGVLFKRFADVDGIDLEVDTEDVDEFVNCVRFLGPAFGGINLEDIKAPECFIIEERLRELMDIPVFHDDQHGTAIISSAGLINALHLTGKDIKKVRLVVNGAGASAVACTNLFKMLGVRHENVIMCDTKGVIYQGRTEGMNQWKSAHANKTKARTLTEAMEGADVFVGLSAKGAVTQEMVKKMADKPIIFAMANPDPEIAPEEAKAVRPDCIMATGRSDYPNQVNNVLGFPYIFRGALDVRASTINDEMKLAAAHALAELAREDVPDEVNAAYSRELRYGSEYIIPSPFDPRLIEYIPAAVAKAAMDSGVARRPIVDMDAYRTELRSRLDPSVASLNLIFEQVRAKPRRVVFAEGEEEKSVRAALAFRTAGYGTPVLIGREERVKQTMERMGLSSDEALETHNARLSSANKAYTDFVYARLQRKGALYRDCQRMVNQDRNIFGACMVAMGDADAMVTGLTRNYYGALADIRSVLDPKAGNEVLGLTLLLARNRTLFLADTAVHELPTSEQLADFAVQTAAAARRFGHDPRVALISFSNFGNPDIDRSHIVRDAVAVLDSRKVDFEYDGEMGADVAINPELMRLYPFCRLSGPANVLIMPGLHSAHASTRLMHELGGGTVIGPILVGLSKPVQILPQGATVNDIVNMAAMAAHDA, from the coding sequence ATGGACGCTAAAGCCAGACAGGATCTGCAACGGGAAGCGCTCGTCGTTCACGCGTCGGGCCGTCCGGGAAAGATCGAAATCCGCGCCACCAAGCCGCTGACCACCCAGCGCGACCTCTCGCTTCTTTATTCGCCCGGCGTCGCCGCGCCCTGTCTGGAGATCCAGCGCGATCCGTCGCTCGCCTACGACTACACCGCCAAGGGCAATTTCGTGGCCGTCATCTCCAACGGCACGGCGGTCCTGGGCCTGGGCAACCTGGGGGCGCTGGCCGGCAAGCCGGTGATGGAAGGCAAGGGCGTCCTCTTCAAGCGCTTCGCCGACGTCGACGGCATCGACCTCGAGGTCGACACCGAGGACGTCGACGAGTTCGTCAACTGCGTGCGCTTCCTCGGCCCCGCCTTCGGCGGCATCAACCTCGAGGACATCAAGGCGCCGGAATGCTTCATCATCGAGGAGCGCCTGCGCGAGCTGATGGACATCCCGGTCTTCCATGACGACCAGCACGGCACCGCCATCATCTCGTCGGCCGGCCTCATCAACGCGCTCCACCTGACCGGCAAGGACATCAAAAAGGTCCGCCTGGTGGTCAACGGCGCCGGAGCCTCGGCGGTGGCCTGCACCAATCTCTTCAAGATGCTGGGCGTGCGCCACGAGAACGTCATCATGTGCGACACCAAGGGCGTCATCTACCAGGGCCGCACCGAGGGCATGAACCAGTGGAAATCGGCCCATGCCAACAAGACCAAGGCACGCACGCTCACCGAGGCGATGGAAGGCGCCGACGTCTTCGTCGGCCTGTCGGCCAAGGGCGCGGTGACCCAGGAGATGGTCAAGAAGATGGCCGACAAGCCGATCATCTTCGCCATGGCCAACCCCGACCCCGAGATCGCGCCCGAGGAGGCCAAGGCGGTGCGCCCCGACTGCATCATGGCGACCGGCCGCTCGGACTATCCCAACCAGGTCAACAACGTGCTGGGCTTCCCCTACATCTTCCGCGGCGCGCTCGACGTCAGGGCCAGCACCATCAACGACGAGATGAAGCTGGCCGCCGCCCACGCCTTGGCCGAACTGGCCCGCGAGGACGTGCCCGACGAGGTGAACGCCGCCTATTCGCGCGAGCTGCGCTACGGCTCGGAATACATCATCCCGTCGCCGTTCGATCCGCGCCTCATCGAATACATCCCGGCGGCGGTGGCCAAGGCGGCAATGGATTCGGGCGTCGCCCGGCGGCCGATCGTCGACATGGACGCCTATCGCACGGAACTGCGCTCGCGCCTCGATCCGTCGGTGGCCAGCCTCAACCTGATCTTCGAGCAGGTGCGCGCCAAGCCGCGCCGCGTGGTGTTCGCCGAAGGCGAGGAGGAGAAGAGCGTGCGCGCCGCGCTGGCCTTCCGCACCGCCGGCTACGGCACGCCGGTGCTGATCGGCCGCGAGGAACGGGTCAAGCAGACCATGGAGCGCATGGGGCTCAGTTCCGACGAGGCCCTGGAAACCCACAACGCCCGCCTGAGTTCGGCCAACAAGGCCTACACCGACTTCGTGTACGCCCGCCTGCAGCGCAAGGGCGCGCTTTATCGCGACTGCCAGCGCATGGTGAACCAGGACCGCAACATCTTCGGCGCCTGCATGGTGGCGATGGGCGACGCCGACGCCATGGTCACCGGGCTGACGCGCAACTACTACGGCGCGCTGGCCGACATCCGCAGCGTGCTCGACCCCAAGGCGGGCAACGAGGTCCTTGGCCTCACCCTGCTGCTGGCCAGGAACCGCACCCTTTTCCTGGCCGACACCGCGGTCCACGAACTGCCGACGTCCGAACAACTGGCCGACTTCGCCGTGCAGACGGCGGCGGCGGCCCGGCGTTTCGGGCACGACCCGCGCGTCGCCCTGATCTCGTTCTCCAACTTCGGCAATCCCGACATCGACCGTTCGCACATCGTGCGCGACGCCGTGGCGGTGCTCGATTCGCGCAAGGTGGACTTCGAGTACGACGGCGAGATGGGGGCCGACGTCGCGATCAACCCCGAGCTGATGCGGCTCTATCCGTTCTGCCGGCTGTCGGGGCCGGCCAACGTGCTGATCATGCCCGGCCTGCATTCGGCCCACGCCTCGACCCGCCTGATGCACGAGCTGGGCGGCGGCACGGTGATCGGGCCGATCCTGGTCGGCCTGTCGAAGCCGGTGCAGATCCTGCCGCAGGGCGCCACCGTGAACGACATCGTCAACATGGCGGCGATGGCGGCGCACGACGCCTGA